One genomic window of Cupriavidus oxalaticus includes the following:
- the rimM gene encoding ribosome maturation factor RimM (Essential for efficient processing of 16S rRNA), translated as MPTALLYADALPEDLVEVGYVGAAYGIRGWIKVQPHANDASALLHARRWWLLAPPQAGLVAAGAQQAQPVCVKIAQSREHSGTVVANAAGVADRNLAEALRGRRVWIRRADFPAPEEDEFYWVDLIGCSVSNEQGELLGEVSGLIDNGAHQILQVAYALPDGKAGERLIPFVDAFLRTVDTAGKRIVVDWGLDY; from the coding sequence ATGCCCACGGCGCTGCTGTATGCCGACGCCCTGCCGGAAGACCTGGTGGAAGTCGGCTATGTCGGCGCGGCCTACGGCATCCGTGGCTGGATCAAGGTCCAGCCGCATGCCAATGACGCATCCGCCCTGTTGCATGCGCGTCGCTGGTGGTTGCTGGCGCCGCCGCAGGCGGGGCTGGTTGCCGCCGGGGCGCAGCAGGCCCAGCCGGTCTGCGTGAAGATCGCGCAGTCGCGCGAGCACAGCGGTACGGTGGTGGCGAATGCCGCCGGCGTTGCCGACCGCAATCTTGCGGAAGCGCTCCGGGGCCGTCGCGTGTGGATCCGGCGTGCGGATTTTCCGGCGCCGGAAGAAGATGAGTTTTACTGGGTCGACCTGATCGGCTGCAGCGTCAGCAACGAGCAAGGCGAGTTGCTGGGCGAAGTATCCGGCCTGATCGATAACGGTGCCCACCAGATCCTGCAGGTCGCGTACGCGCTGCCGGACGGCAAGGCCGGCGAACGGCTGATCCCGTTTGTCGATGCGTTCCTGCGCACGGTCGATACCGCCGGCAAGCGCATCGTGGTGGACTGGGGACTCGATTACTGA
- the trmD gene encoding tRNA (guanosine(37)-N1)-methyltransferase TrmD, which yields MQFDVITLFPEMFRALTDWGITSRAAKQQRYALRSWNPRDFTVDNYRTIDDRPYGGGPGMVMLAKPLDDAIDAAVAAQAQAGVPQPHVVLMSPQGKTLSHAKVMELAERPGLVLLCGRYEAIDQRLIDRRVDEEISLGDFVLSGGELPAMALIDAVVRHLPGVLGDAQSAVQDSFVNGLLDCPHYTRPEEYEGVRVPEILLGGHHAEIEKWRRQQALANTARKRPDLIEAAREQGLLSRADEKFLSEWAAKEGREATPAR from the coding sequence ATGCAGTTCGATGTGATCACGCTGTTTCCCGAGATGTTCCGCGCGCTGACCGACTGGGGCATTACCAGCCGGGCAGCCAAGCAACAGCGGTATGCGTTGCGCAGCTGGAATCCACGCGATTTCACGGTCGACAATTACCGCACCATCGACGATCGCCCCTATGGCGGCGGCCCCGGCATGGTGATGCTGGCCAAGCCGCTGGACGATGCGATCGATGCCGCAGTGGCGGCGCAGGCGCAGGCCGGCGTGCCGCAGCCGCACGTGGTGCTGATGTCGCCGCAAGGCAAGACGCTGTCGCACGCCAAGGTGATGGAACTGGCCGAACGGCCGGGCCTGGTCCTGCTGTGCGGCCGCTATGAGGCCATCGACCAGCGGCTGATCGACCGCCGCGTGGACGAGGAAATCAGCCTCGGCGACTTCGTGCTGTCAGGCGGCGAACTGCCTGCGATGGCGCTGATCGACGCGGTGGTGCGCCACCTGCCCGGCGTGCTGGGCGACGCGCAGTCCGCGGTGCAGGACAGCTTCGTCAACGGCCTGCTGGATTGTCCGCACTACACGCGGCCGGAAGAATATGAAGGCGTGCGGGTGCCCGAGATATTGCTCGGGGGCCATCACGCCGAGATCGAGAAATGGCGGCGCCAGCAGGCGCTGGCCAATACCGCGAGAAAGCGCCCCGACCTGATCGAGGCGGCTCGCGAACAAGGTTTGCTGTCCCGCGCCGACGAGAAATTCTTGTCGGAATGGGCGGCGAAGGAAGGGCGGGAGGCAACTCCCGCCAGGTAA
- the rplS gene encoding 50S ribosomal protein L19: protein MNLIEQIEKEEIARLTASKTIPAFAPGDTVIVSVNVVEGNRKRVQAYEGVVIAKRNRGLNSSFIVRKISSGEGVERTFQLYSPLIAAIEVKRRGDVRRAKLYYLRQRSGKSARIKEKLVSKAAAAAKAAE, encoded by the coding sequence ATGAACCTCATCGAGCAGATCGAGAAGGAAGAGATCGCGCGTCTGACCGCGAGCAAGACCATCCCCGCATTCGCACCCGGCGACACCGTGATCGTCAGCGTGAACGTGGTGGAAGGTAACCGCAAGCGCGTGCAGGCCTACGAAGGCGTAGTGATCGCCAAGCGTAACCGCGGCCTGAACTCGTCCTTCATCGTGCGCAAGATCTCGTCGGGTGAAGGCGTGGAACGTACGTTCCAGCTGTACTCGCCGCTGATCGCTGCCATCGAAGTGAAGCGTCGCGGCGACGTGCGTCGCGCGAAGCTGTACTACCTGCGCCAGCGTTCGGGCAAGTCCGCACGTATCAAGGAAAAGCTGGTGTCGAAGGCTGCCGCCGCTGCCAAGGCTGCGGAGTAA
- a CDS encoding CoA pyrophosphatase: MRPAFDPESLPVVDTDLRNAPLSEPRLQVDFIRHRFEVPPAWAPELTDESRVYDRSRGLRDAAVLVPLVERRDGLTVLLTQRNANLSAHAGQISFPGGRQEQWDKNRIDTALRETEEEVGLARDYVEVLGALPDYITGTGFHVSPVVGLVRDGFTLRPDASEVADVFEVPLAFLMNPLHHERRLFRWVDGERLFYAMPYPRESGGHRFIWGATAGMLRNLYHLLAA; this comes from the coding sequence ATGCGTCCCGCCTTCGATCCCGAATCCCTTCCCGTCGTCGACACCGACCTGCGCAATGCGCCATTGAGCGAGCCGCGCCTGCAGGTCGACTTCATCCGCCACCGCTTCGAGGTGCCGCCGGCCTGGGCGCCGGAGCTGACCGACGAATCGCGCGTCTACGACCGCAGCCGCGGCCTGCGCGATGCCGCCGTGCTGGTGCCGCTGGTGGAACGCCGCGATGGCCTGACCGTGCTGCTGACCCAGCGCAATGCCAACCTGAGTGCGCATGCGGGGCAGATCAGCTTCCCGGGCGGCAGGCAGGAGCAGTGGGACAAGAACCGTATCGACACGGCGCTGCGTGAGACGGAAGAAGAGGTGGGTCTGGCGCGCGACTACGTGGAAGTGCTGGGCGCACTGCCTGACTACATCACTGGCACGGGATTCCACGTCAGTCCGGTGGTCGGCCTGGTGCGCGATGGATTCACGCTGCGCCCGGATGCCTCGGAAGTGGCCGATGTCTTCGAAGTGCCGCTCGCCTTCCTGATGAACCCGTTACACCATGAGCGGCGCCTGTTCCGCTGGGTCGACGGCGAACGCCTGTTCTACGCCATGCCCTATCCGCGCGAGAGCGGCGGCCACCGCTTTATCTGGGGCGCCACCGCGGGCATGCTGCGCAATCTCTACCACCTGCTGGCGGCCTGA
- a CDS encoding sulfurtransferase: protein MQIVNISAYKFVSLDDIETLRPAMRERCEAAGLKGTILLAPEGINMFLAGPREAIDGFMVWLHADARFADIAPKESLSENQPFKRMLVRAKKEIITMKMPLIRPEDGRAPSVRPVDLKRWLDQGHDDEGRPVVMLDTRNDFEVAVGTFADAVEYDIAKFSEFPEAVAAHKAELEGKTVVSFCTGGIRCEKAAIHMQEVGVERVYQLEGGILKYFEEVGGSHYRGDCFVFDYRTALNPNLEPAGPKQCFACRAVVTPEEQQSPHYVIGKSCPHCIGTKQAAA, encoded by the coding sequence ATGCAGATCGTAAATATTTCCGCTTACAAGTTCGTCTCGCTGGACGACATCGAGACCCTGCGCCCGGCCATGCGCGAGCGCTGCGAAGCGGCCGGCCTGAAAGGCACGATCCTGCTCGCGCCCGAGGGCATCAACATGTTCCTGGCCGGCCCGCGCGAAGCCATCGACGGCTTCATGGTGTGGCTGCATGCCGACGCGCGCTTCGCCGATATCGCGCCCAAGGAAAGCCTGTCGGAGAACCAGCCCTTCAAGCGCATGCTGGTGCGTGCCAAGAAGGAGATCATCACCATGAAGATGCCGCTGATCCGCCCCGAAGACGGCCGCGCGCCGTCGGTGCGACCGGTGGACCTGAAGCGCTGGCTGGACCAGGGGCATGACGACGAAGGCCGCCCGGTGGTGATGCTCGATACGCGCAATGACTTCGAGGTCGCGGTCGGCACCTTCGCCGATGCGGTCGAGTACGACATCGCCAAGTTCAGCGAATTCCCCGAGGCTGTCGCCGCGCACAAGGCAGAGCTGGAAGGCAAGACCGTGGTGTCGTTCTGCACCGGCGGCATCCGCTGCGAGAAGGCGGCGATCCACATGCAGGAAGTCGGCGTCGAGCGCGTATACCAGCTCGAGGGTGGCATCCTGAAGTATTTCGAGGAAGTCGGCGGCAGCCACTATCGCGGCGACTGCTTCGTCTTCGACTACCGCACCGCGCTAAACCCGAACCTGGAGCCCGCCGGACCCAAGCAGTGCTTCGCCTGCCGTGCCGTGGTCACGCCGGAAGAACAGCAGAGCCCGCACTACGTGATCGGCAAGAGCTGCCCGCACTGCATCGGCACGAAACAGGCCGCAGCCTGA
- the dnaE gene encoding DNA polymerase III subunit alpha, whose product MSAPRFVHLRLHSEYSVVDGIVRLDDAVKAAAADGMGALALTDLANAFGLIRYYKEARGKGVKPVVGADVWLTNAEDRDKPARLLLLVQDRRGYLNLCMLLSRAWLGNQHRGRAEIDPSWFLEPGEDDMPLATGLIALSGAMGGDIGMALANGNADGARRAAQHWASVFAQRFYIELQRAGHAGTDAYVQQAVQLAAELQLPVVATHPVQFMTPDDYTAHEARVCIAEGELLANPRRTRRFTTDQYFKTQDEMCALFADIPSALENAVEIARRCNLTLELGKPRLPLFPTPDGMSLDDYLVFMAKDGLEKRMAVLFPDEAVREAKRPEYYARLEFETGTIIKMGFPGYFLIVADFINWAKNNGVPVGPGRGSGAGSLVAYALGITDLDPLKYALLFERFLNPERVSMPDFDIDFCQHGRDRVITYVKEKYGKDAVSQIATFGTMAAKAAVRDVGRVLDLGYGFVDGIAKLIPFKPGKLVTIEEAKKEEPLLTERENNEEEVRQLLELAQRVEGMTRNVGMHAGGVLIAPGRLTDFCPLYTQGAQNDGMSGVVSQYDKDDVEAAGLVKFDFLGLTTLTILDWAERYIRRLDPSKADWNCSQIPLDDGPAFDILKTANTVAVFQLESRGMQGMLKDAKPDRFEDIIALVALYRPGPMDLIPSFCARKHGREKVEYPDPRVEPVLKETYGIMVYQEQVMQMAQIIGGYSLGGADLLRRAMGKKKPEEMAQHRVMFREGADKNGLNAQQADDIFDLMEKFAGYGFNKSHAAAYALLAYYTAWLKAHHPAEFMAANMSLAMDDTDKVKILYEDCKLNKIAVLPPDVNASEYRFAPTDPKTIRYGLGGIKGSGQGAIEDILRAREEGGAFKDLFDFCERVDRRQVNRRTMEALIRAGAFDSLNDNRAQLLASVPIAMEAAEQKAESANQVSLFDLMGDAGEAHRPELLDEPRWSPKRTLQEEKQALGYYFSGHLFDAYRDEVRRFNKGTLASLEKEVQGNGGGFGRDVRGKTIAGVISGIRTQMTQRGKMLIVTLDDGTGLVEMTVFNEVFDANRQMFREDELLIATGNARHDTFTGGVRFTAESVMDLTAARIRFATAVRLAMNGNSSTGLLRELLMPHLARATGAQGLPVRIGYQARTASCEAVLGPEWQVVPSDEALGALRQALSAESVNTVYE is encoded by the coding sequence ATGTCCGCACCCCGCTTCGTCCACCTCCGCCTGCATTCCGAATACTCCGTCGTGGACGGCATCGTCCGCCTCGACGACGCCGTCAAGGCCGCCGCCGCCGATGGCATGGGCGCGCTCGCCCTGACGGATCTTGCCAACGCCTTCGGGCTGATCCGCTATTACAAGGAAGCGCGCGGCAAGGGCGTGAAGCCGGTGGTCGGGGCCGATGTCTGGCTGACCAATGCCGAAGACCGCGACAAGCCCGCACGCCTGCTGCTGCTAGTGCAGGACCGGCGCGGCTATCTGAACCTGTGCATGCTGCTGTCGCGCGCGTGGCTGGGCAACCAGCACCGTGGCCGCGCCGAGATCGATCCGTCGTGGTTCCTGGAGCCGGGCGAAGACGACATGCCGCTCGCCACCGGCCTGATCGCGCTGTCCGGCGCAATGGGCGGCGATATCGGCATGGCGCTGGCCAACGGCAATGCCGACGGCGCGCGCCGTGCCGCGCAGCACTGGGCATCGGTGTTCGCACAGCGCTTCTATATCGAACTGCAGCGCGCCGGCCATGCCGGCACCGATGCCTACGTGCAGCAGGCCGTGCAACTGGCGGCCGAACTGCAGTTGCCGGTGGTCGCCACGCATCCGGTGCAGTTCATGACGCCGGACGACTACACCGCGCACGAGGCGCGCGTGTGTATCGCCGAGGGCGAGCTGCTGGCCAACCCGCGCCGCACGCGGCGCTTTACCACCGACCAGTACTTCAAGACCCAGGACGAGATGTGCGCGCTGTTCGCGGATATCCCCTCGGCGCTGGAGAACGCGGTCGAGATCGCGCGCCGCTGCAACCTGACGCTGGAACTGGGCAAGCCGCGCCTGCCGCTGTTCCCGACGCCGGACGGCATGTCGCTGGACGACTACCTCGTCTTCATGGCCAAGGACGGCCTCGAGAAGCGCATGGCGGTGCTGTTTCCGGACGAAGCGGTACGCGAAGCGAAGCGCCCGGAATATTACGCACGGCTGGAGTTCGAGACCGGCACCATCATCAAGATGGGCTTTCCCGGCTACTTCCTGATCGTGGCGGACTTTATCAACTGGGCCAAGAACAACGGCGTGCCGGTCGGGCCCGGCCGGGGTTCCGGTGCCGGTTCGCTGGTCGCGTATGCGCTGGGCATTACCGACCTCGATCCGCTCAAGTACGCGCTGCTGTTCGAGCGTTTCCTGAACCCGGAACGGGTATCGATGCCCGACTTCGATATCGACTTCTGCCAGCACGGCCGCGATCGCGTGATCACGTACGTGAAGGAGAAGTACGGCAAGGACGCGGTGTCGCAGATCGCCACCTTCGGCACCATGGCCGCCAAGGCCGCGGTGCGCGACGTGGGCCGCGTGCTCGACCTGGGCTATGGCTTTGTCGACGGCATCGCCAAGCTGATCCCGTTCAAGCCGGGCAAGCTGGTCACCATCGAGGAAGCGAAGAAAGAAGAGCCGCTACTGACCGAGCGCGAGAACAACGAGGAAGAAGTGCGCCAGCTGCTGGAGCTGGCGCAGCGCGTCGAAGGCATGACGCGCAACGTCGGCATGCACGCCGGCGGCGTGCTGATCGCGCCCGGCAGGCTGACCGATTTCTGCCCGCTGTACACGCAGGGCGCGCAGAACGACGGCATGAGCGGCGTCGTCAGCCAGTACGACAAGGACGACGTCGAGGCCGCCGGCCTGGTCAAGTTCGACTTCCTGGGCCTGACCACGCTCACCATCCTGGACTGGGCCGAGCGCTATATCCGCCGCCTCGACCCGAGCAAGGCCGACTGGAACTGCAGCCAGATCCCGCTCGACGACGGCCCCGCCTTCGACATCCTCAAGACCGCCAACACGGTCGCCGTGTTCCAGCTGGAAAGCCGCGGCATGCAGGGCATGCTGAAGGACGCCAAGCCTGACCGCTTCGAGGACATCATCGCGCTGGTGGCGCTCTACCGCCCGGGCCCGATGGACCTGATCCCCAGCTTCTGCGCGCGCAAGCACGGCCGCGAGAAGGTGGAGTATCCCGATCCGCGCGTCGAACCCGTCCTGAAAGAGACCTACGGCATCATGGTCTACCAGGAGCAGGTGATGCAGATGGCGCAGATCATCGGCGGCTACTCGCTTGGCGGCGCCGACCTGCTGCGCCGCGCGATGGGCAAGAAGAAGCCCGAGGAGATGGCGCAGCATCGCGTCATGTTCCGCGAGGGGGCGGACAAGAACGGCCTCAACGCGCAGCAGGCCGACGACATTTTCGACCTGATGGAGAAGTTCGCGGGCTACGGCTTCAACAAGTCGCACGCGGCCGCGTATGCGCTGCTGGCGTACTACACCGCCTGGCTCAAGGCCCACCATCCGGCCGAATTCATGGCAGCCAACATGTCGCTGGCCATGGACGACACCGACAAGGTCAAGATCCTCTACGAGGACTGCAAGCTCAACAAGATCGCGGTGCTGCCGCCTGACGTCAACGCCAGCGAGTACCGCTTCGCGCCGACCGACCCCAAGACCATCCGCTATGGCCTGGGCGGCATCAAGGGCAGCGGGCAGGGCGCGATCGAAGACATCCTGCGCGCGCGCGAAGAGGGCGGGGCGTTCAAGGACCTGTTCGACTTCTGCGAGCGCGTCGACCGCCGCCAGGTCAACCGCCGCACCATGGAAGCGCTGATCCGCGCCGGCGCCTTCGACAGCCTGAACGACAACCGCGCCCAGCTGCTGGCCTCGGTGCCGATCGCCATGGAAGCCGCGGAGCAGAAGGCCGAGTCCGCCAACCAGGTGTCGCTGTTCGACCTGATGGGCGATGCCGGCGAAGCGCACCGCCCCGAACTGCTCGACGAACCGCGCTGGAGCCCCAAGCGCACGCTGCAGGAAGAAAAGCAGGCGCTCGGCTACTACTTCTCCGGCCACCTGTTCGACGCCTATCGCGACGAGGTGCGCCGCTTCAACAAGGGCACGCTGGCCTCGCTGGAAAAGGAAGTGCAGGGCAACGGCGGCGGCTTCGGCCGCGACGTGCGCGGCAAGACCATCGCCGGCGTGATCTCCGGCATCCGCACCCAGATGACCCAGCGCGGCAAGATGCTGATCGTGACGCTGGACGACGGCACCGGCCTGGTCGAGATGACGGTGTTCAACGAGGTCTTCGACGCCAACCGGCAGATGTTCCGCGAGGATGAACTGCTGATCGCCACCGGCAATGCGCGGCACGATACCTTTACCGGCGGCGTGCGCTTTACCGCGGAGTCGGTGATGGACCTGACCGCGGCACGGATCCGCTTTGCGACGGCCGTGCGGCTGGCGATGAACGGCAATTCTTCGACCGGGTTGCTGCGCGAACTGCTGATGCCGCACCTGGCACGCGCCACGGGTGCCCAGGGTCTGCCGGTGCGGATCGGCTACCAGGCCCGGACCGCGTCGTGCGAAGCCGTGCTGGGGCCGGAGTGGCAGGTGGTGCCGTCCGACGAGGCGCTGGGCGCGCTGCGCCAGGCGCTGTCGGCGGAGAGCGTGAATACGGTCTACGAATAA
- a CDS encoding glycosyltransferase family 4 protein — MKIGISCNRFGAGGGLERYALDISQAMAGRAGTEVSVYARRFDAGVAEASGIEPQRIVVSWLPGKLRDRYFSWRLQARLPADAVLIGCNRVRGSDIAICGGTHRGYLAARGTPPRRSDRWQIDLESAQYTGAHCVVAHSALMRREVVELYGIPENRVHLLYPPVDTQRFAPVDDATRASLRREFGFGDDEVVFLFPSSGHARKGFDLLADYFSKSSLPITLAVAGRPVGRTIPRVRELGYSSRIDALYRAADFTILASGYEPFGLVGVESVLCGTPLVFADNIACLEVIRPQAVHAFARERADTLDQAIRAAVQAAQSGQARLAQPMTMLDYDPRIGTHVDSLLALAAQAMAARRA; from the coding sequence ATGAAAATTGGCATTTCCTGCAACCGCTTCGGCGCCGGCGGCGGCCTGGAGCGCTATGCGCTCGACATCAGCCAGGCCATGGCCGGCCGCGCGGGCACCGAGGTGTCGGTCTACGCGCGCCGCTTCGATGCCGGCGTGGCGGAAGCATCCGGCATCGAGCCGCAGCGGATCGTGGTGTCGTGGCTGCCGGGCAAGTTGCGCGACCGCTATTTCTCCTGGCGCCTGCAGGCGCGCCTGCCTGCCGATGCGGTGCTGATCGGCTGCAACCGCGTGCGGGGGTCCGACATCGCCATCTGCGGCGGCACCCATCGCGGCTACCTGGCCGCGCGCGGCACGCCGCCGCGCCGCTCCGATCGCTGGCAGATCGACCTCGAAAGCGCGCAGTACACCGGCGCGCATTGCGTGGTGGCGCACTCGGCGCTGATGCGGCGCGAAGTGGTCGAGTTGTACGGGATCCCGGAAAACCGGGTGCACTTGCTCTACCCGCCGGTCGACACGCAGCGCTTTGCGCCGGTCGACGACGCCACGCGCGCGTCGCTGCGCCGCGAGTTCGGTTTTGGCGACGATGAGGTCGTGTTCCTGTTTCCGTCGTCGGGACATGCCCGCAAGGGGTTCGACCTGCTGGCCGATTACTTCTCGAAATCCAGCCTGCCGATCACGCTTGCGGTGGCCGGCCGGCCGGTGGGACGCACCATCCCGCGCGTGCGCGAACTCGGCTACAGCAGCCGCATCGACGCGCTCTACCGCGCCGCGGACTTCACCATCCTGGCATCGGGCTATGAACCGTTCGGGCTGGTCGGGGTGGAATCCGTGCTGTGCGGCACGCCGCTGGTGTTTGCCGACAATATCGCCTGCCTGGAAGTGATCCGGCCGCAGGCCGTCCATGCGTTCGCTCGCGAACGCGCCGATACGCTCGACCAGGCCATCCGCGCCGCCGTGCAGGCCGCGCAGTCCGGCCAGGCGAGGCTGGCGCAGCCGATGACCATGCTGGACTACGATCCGCGCATCGGCACCCACGTCGATAGCCTGCTGGCGCTGGCGGCGCAGGCAATGGCCGCGCGGCGCGCCTGA
- a CDS encoding glycosyltransferase family 2 protein: MKVSAVIITRNEAHNIGACLDSVSWCEEAIIVDWASSDDTVAIARAAGATVIQTEDWPGFGPQKNRAVSAARGDWILSLDADERVTPALRDEILQQIARPGAQALALPRLSAFCGTFVRHAGWYPDYVTRVFRNGRGRFTEDLVHEHLKVDDPVTRLREPLIHYSYRSLSDVLRKIDSYSSAGAQQAYARGKRSSVASAAGHGLWAFIRTYLFKRGFLDGGAGFGVALMNAQASYYKYAKLAQLHAADSARVRGDA, encoded by the coding sequence ATGAAAGTCTCGGCCGTCATCATTACCAGGAATGAAGCTCACAATATCGGGGCTTGCCTCGACAGCGTGTCCTGGTGCGAAGAGGCGATTATAGTGGATTGGGCCAGCTCGGATGACACCGTGGCCATTGCGCGTGCTGCCGGCGCCACTGTGATCCAGACCGAGGACTGGCCGGGCTTCGGCCCGCAAAAGAACCGCGCGGTCAGTGCCGCCAGGGGCGACTGGATTCTCAGCCTGGATGCCGACGAGCGTGTCACGCCTGCGCTGCGCGATGAAATCCTGCAGCAAATCGCCCGGCCTGGTGCCCAGGCCCTGGCACTGCCGCGCCTGTCCGCGTTCTGCGGCACCTTCGTGCGCCATGCCGGCTGGTATCCCGACTATGTCACGCGCGTGTTCCGCAACGGCCGCGGCCGCTTCACCGAAGACCTGGTCCATGAACACCTGAAGGTGGACGATCCTGTGACCCGCCTGCGCGAGCCGCTGATCCACTACAGCTACCGATCGTTATCGGACGTGCTGCGCAAGATCGACAGTTACTCCAGCGCCGGCGCGCAGCAAGCCTACGCGCGCGGCAAGCGCAGCTCGGTGGCGTCGGCCGCCGGCCACGGACTGTGGGCGTTCATCCGCACCTACCTGTTCAAGCGTGGCTTCCTTGACGGCGGCGCGGGCTTTGGCGTCGCGCTGATGAATGCGCAGGCCAGCTACTACAAGTACGCGAAGCTGGCGCAGCTGCACGCCGCGGACAGCGCACGGGTGCGCGGTGACGCCTGA